Proteins co-encoded in one Anguilla anguilla isolate fAngAng1 chromosome 16, fAngAng1.pri, whole genome shotgun sequence genomic window:
- the LOC118214801 gene encoding receptor-type tyrosine-protein phosphatase beta-like isoform X3, translating into MRGLSFNGVLSTTLLGLWMFFKVSCEQSVLITGENSTTVTTISGPFAEDSESVSNATWPYPILWLNATTINTTVVVLHWHRPQGYQQGYSNRVETSGCTSAPRNQTEQDSMATITGLTPGTNCSFTVYSQVQNGIEGEPISVYQYTKPERVSPTIPNRGTSDTIEVTWLSPPGNVEKYKVNLTSNYGDNQTKFLNSSFQSWLFSGLAAGRNYTVVVTTISGPFAEDSEPVSNATYPNPPGAIHAEGQTTDSITISWGRPQGMDLGQYSFIIFCQPHQNGQNESTNNTAVLENLTSGTLYNISVVTVGPMGYHSSAATAGIYTRPYPILGLNATTINTTVVVLHWHSPQGYQQGYSYRVETSCCMPTPRNQTEQNSMATITDQNSMATITDLIPGTNCSFTVYSQVQNGIEGEPISVYQYTKPERVSPTIPNRGANDTIEVTWLSPTSNVEKYKVNLTSNYGDNQIKFLRSSFQSWLFSGLAAGRNYTAVVTTISGPFAEDSEPVSNATYPNPPGAIHAEGQTTDSITISWGRPQGMDLGQYSFIIFCHPHQNGQNESTNNTAVLENLTSGTLYNISVVTVGPMGYHSSAATAGIYTRPYPILGLNATTINTTVVVLHWHSPQGYQQGYSYRVETSCCMPTPRNQTEQNSMATITDQNSMATITDLIPGTNCSFTVYSQVQNGIEGEPISVYQYTKPERVSPTIPNRGANDTIEVTWLSPTSNVEKYKVNLTSNYGDNQIKFLRSSFQSWLFSGLAAGRNYTAVVTTISGPFAEDSEPVSNATYPNPPGAIHAEGQTTDSITISWGWPQGMDLGQYSFIIFYQASQNETTNNTAVLENLTSGTLYNISVVTVGPMGYHSSAATAGIYTRPYPILGLNATTINTTVVVLHWHRPQGYQLGYSYRVETSCCMPTPRNQTEKNSMATITEQNSMATITDLIPGINCSFTVYSQVQNGVEGEPISVYQYTKPERVSPAVSNRGTNDTIEVTWKPPLGNVEKYMVNLTSNYGDNQSMVVSYIVPSPLFSGLTPGRKYTVVVTTISGPFAEDSEPVSCATWPYPILGLNATTINTTVVVLHWHRPQGYQQGYSYMVKTSGCTSAPRNQTEQDSMATITGLTPGTNCSFTVYSQVQNGIEGEPISVYQYTKPERVSPAVSSRGTNDTIEVTWRSPRGNVEKYMVNLTSNYGDNQIKFLRSSFQSQLFSGLAAGRKYTVVVTTISGPFAEDSEPVSNATYPNPPGAIHAEGQTTDSITISWGRPQGMDLGQYSFIIFYQPHQNGQTESTNNTAVLGNLTSGTLYNISVVTVGPIGYHSSAATAGIYTRPYPILGLNATTINTTVVVLHWHRPQGYQLGYSYRVETSCCMPTPRNQTEKNSMATITDQNSMATITDLIPGTNCSFTVYSQVQNAIEGEPISVYQYTNPNPPGAIHAEEQTTDSITISWGRPQGMDLGQYSFIIFCQPHQNGQNESTNNTAVLENLTSGTLYNISVVTVGPMGYHSSAATAGIYTRPYPILGLNATTINTTVVVLHWHRPQGYQQGYLYRVETSGCTSAPRNQTEQDSMATITGLTPGTNCSFTVYSQVQNGIEGEPISVYQYTKPERVNPAISNRGANDTIEVTWMPPPSNVEKYMLSLTSNYGNNQTKFLNSSFQSWLFSGLAAGRKYTVVVTTISGPFAEDSEPVSNATYPNPPGAIHAEGQTTDSITISWGRPQGMDLGQYSFIIFYQPHQNGQTETTNNRAVLENLTSRTLYNISVVTVGPMGYHSSAATAGIYTRPYPILGLNATTINTMVVILHWHRPQGYQQGYSYRVETSGCTSASRNQTEQDSMATITDLIPGTNCSFTVYSQVQNGIEGEPISVYQYTKPERVSPAVSNRGTNDTIEVTCLPPRGNVEKYKVNLTSNYGDNQIKFLSSSFQSQLFSGLAAGRNYTVVVTTISGPFAEDSEPVSSATYPNAPGPITVTNKTTNSVAIEWTPAPGMDRGSFSYHVTYGSSAHDLKSRDTDLNELTVRGLVSGTPYNISVATVGLFQYASQPVLRFVTTRPESVRGLQQSSTTVDMISIAWQRPVGFKPGYSYGVTVRNSTGHLIRDGSTSQLSHNWMGLSPGNRYTFGVTSRTSDGTPGSPVTISVCTDASPVVIFKCDGPNRTGPVLNLAWDSPEGANKGFSLTWGDTGSVTLPPCTGNCRHNIENLSYYTRYQVRITTLGCGETSSVHKTDCQTGITAPPEPSRSTGFAVREKKHNMFVLKFNSSILNSKNGPIVAYGILMTSNLKEFSNENNVGLQKYLNKTHDDWTKDESVPYLATALDTNVEQTRNEKSEFEVNIGSGSRWNGYTNGPLSARTTYRFALVMFTYVALANELVDASRSLFSISKFFDEDVALPENPTVITVGALAGALSAVTCFTAIAAGVYWKKATRKTPSDIPIESMRAKVGAPVRVEDYEAYHRRQSANSNCGFAEEYEELKPVGIGQCKVSAEALENKGKNRYTNVLPYESSRVKLSIQGSPYDDYINASYVPGYNCKKEFIAAQGPLPGTVDEFWRMLWEKNVRTLVMLTRCNEQGRVKCEEYWPSRTKHFKNIFVTTTSVVPLEDWTVRDFDVKNVKTAETRSLRQFHFTAWPDHGVPESTELLIDFRHLVREHMDLVSRNSPTVVHCSAGVGRTGTMIAIDHLLFQIERDSMVDLYGTVYSMRMHRALMVQTEDQYVFLHKCALDIIKSRTGTNVDLIYQNVAAVDIYENVTTIKGAAGVSRP; encoded by the exons ATGAGGGGGCTGTCCTTTAACGGGGTCTTGTCTACGACGCTTCTTGGCCTTTGGATGTTTTTTAAG GTTTCATGTGAACAGTCAGTCT TAATTACAGGGGAAAACAGTACCACAGTGACCACAATCAGTGGACCATTTGCTGAAGACTCAGAGTCTGTTTCCAATGCAACAT GGCCGTATCCAATCCTTTGGTTAAATGCCACCACGATCAACACAACGGTGGTGGTTCTGCACTGGCACAGACCTCAGGGGTACCAGCAGGGATACTCAAACAGGGTGGAGACCTCCGGCTGTACTTCTGCCCCACGGAACCAGACAGAACAAGACTCCATGGCCACCATCACCGGCCTGACCCCAGGAACCAACTGCTCCTTTACCGTCTACTCCCAGGTCCAGAATGGCATTGAGGGAGAGCCTATCTCTGTGTACCAGTACACAA AGCCTGAAAGAGTGAGCCCTACCATTCCAAACAGAGGCACCAGTGACACCATTGAGGTGACATGGCTGTCTCCACCTGGCAATGTGGAAAAGTACAAGGTCAACTTGACCAGCAATTATGGAGACAACCAAACAAAGTTTCTCAACTCCAGCTTTCAGTCATGGTTATTCAGTGGCCTGGCAGCTGGGAGAAACTACACAGTCGTAGTGACCACAATCAGTGGACCCTTTGCTGAAGACTCAGAGCCTGTTTCCAATGCAACAT ATCCCAATCCACCTGGAGCTATTCATGCAGAAGGGCAGACCACTGATTCCATTACTATCAGTTGGGGTAGGCCCCAAGGCATGGACTTGGGCCAGTACAGTTTCATCATATTCTGTCAACCCCATCAAAATGGTCAAAATGAGAGCACAAACAACACTGCTGTATTGGAGAACCTGACATCCGGGACTCTGTACAACATCTCGGTGGTAACCGTAGGTCCAATGGGCTACCACAGCTCTGCAGCCACTGCAGGAATCTACACCA GGCCGTATCCCATCCTTGGGTTAAATGCCACCACCATCAACACAACGGTGGTGGTtttgcactggcacagtcccCAGGGGTACCAGCAGGGATACTCATACAGGGTGGAGACCTCCTGCTGTATGCCTACCCCACGGAACCAGACAGAGCAAAACTCCATGGCCACCATCACCGACCAAAACTCCATGGCCACCATCACCGACCTGATTCCAGGCACCAACTGCTCCTTTACCGTCTACTCCCAGGTCCAGAATGGCATTGAGGGAGAGCCCATCTCTGTGTACCAGTACACAA AACCTGAAAGAGTGAGCCCTACCATTCCAAACAGGGGTGCCAACGACACCATTGAGGTCACATGGCTGTCTCCAACTAGCAATGTGGAAAAGTACAAGGTCAACTTGACCAGCAATTATGGAGATAACCAAATAAAGTTTCTCAGGTCCAGCTTTCAGTCATGGTTATTCAGTGGTCTGGCAGCTGGGAGAAACTACACAGCCGTAGTGACCACAATCAGTGGACCCTTTGCTGAAGACTCAGAGCCTGTTTCCAATGCAACAT ATCCCAATCCACCTGGAGCTATTCATGCAGAAGGGCAGACCACTGATTCCATTACTATCAGTTGGGGTAGGCCCCAAGGCATGGACTTGGGCCAGTACAGTTTCATCATATTCTGTCATCCCCATCAAAATGGTCAAAATGAGAGCACAAACAACACTGCTGTATTGGAGAACCTGACATCCGGGACTCTGTACAACATCTCGGTGGTAACCGTAGGTCCAATGGGATACCACAGCTCTGCAGCCACTGCAGGAATCTACACCA GGCCGTATCCCATCCTTGGGTTAAATGCCACCACCATCAACACAACGGTGGTGGTtttgcactggcacagtcccCAGGGGTACCAGCAGGGATACTCATACAGGGTGGAGACCTCCTGCTGTATGCCTACCCCACGGAACCAGACAGAGCAAAACTCCATGGCCACCATCACCGACCAAAACTCCATGGCCACCATCACCGACCTGATTCCAGGCACCAACTGCTCCTTTACCGTCTACTCCCAGGTCCAGAATGGCATTGAGGGAGAGCCCATCTCTGTGTACCAGTACACAA AACCTGAAAGAGTGAGCCCTACCATTCCAAACAGGGGTGCCAACGACACCATTGAGGTCACATGGCTGTCTCCAACTAGCAATGTGGAAAAGTACAAGGTCAACTTGACCAGCAATTATGGAGATAACCAAATAAAGTTTCTCAGGTCCAGCTTTCAGTCATGGTTATTCAGTGGTCTGGCAGCTGGGAGAAACTACACAGCCGTAGTGACCACAATCAGTGGACCCTTTGCTGAAGACTCAGAGCCTGTTTCCAATGCAACAT ATCCTAATCCACCTGGAGCTATTCATGCAGAAGGGCAGACCACTGATTCCATTACTATCAGTTGGGGTTGGCCCCAAGGCATGGACTTGGGCCAGTACAGTTTCATCATATTCTATCAAGCCTCTCAAAATGAGACCACAAACAACACTGCTGTATTGGAGAACCTGACATCCGGGACTCTGTACAACATCTCGGTGGTGACCGTAGGTCCAATGGGCTACCACAGCTCTGCAGCCACTGCAGGAATCTACACCA GGCCGTATCCCATCCTTGGGTTAAATGCCACCACGATCAACACAACGGTGGTGGTTTTGCACTGGCACAGACCCCAGGGGTACCAGCTGGGATACTCATACAGGGTGGAGACCTCCTGCTGTATGCCTACCCCACGGAACCAGACAGAGAAAAACTCCATGGCCACCATCACCGAACAAAACTCCATGGCCACCATCACCGACCTGATTCCAGGCATCAACTGCTCCTTTACCGTCTACTCCCAGGTCCAGAATGGCGTTGAGGGAGAGCCCATCTCTGTGTACCAGTACACAA agcctgaaaGAGTGAGCCCTGCAGTTTCAAACAGAGGCACCAATGACACCATTGAGGTCACATGGAAGCCTCCACTTGGCAATGTGGAAAAGTACATGGTCAACTTGACCAGCAATTATGGAGACAATCAATCAATGGTTGTCAGCTACATCGTTCCGTCACCGTTATTCAGTGGTCTGACACCTGGAAGAAAATACACAGTCGTAGTGACCACAATCAGTGGACCCTTTGCTGAAGACTCAGAGCCTGTTTCCTGTGCGACAT GGCCGTATCCCATCCTTGGGTTGAATGCCACCACGATCAACACAACGGTGGTGGTTCTGCACTGGCATAGACCCCAGGGGTACCAGCAGGGATACTCATACATGGTGAAGACCTCCGGCTGTACTTCTGCCCCACGGAACCAGACAGAGCAAGACTCCATGGCCACCATCACCGGCCTGACCCCAGGAACCAACTGCTCTTTTACCGTCTACTCCCAGGTCCAGAATGGCATTGAGGGAGAGCCTATCTCTGTGTACCAGTACACAA aacctgAAAGAGTGAGCCCTGCAGTTTCAAGCAGAGGCACCAATGACACCATTGAGGTCACATGGCGTTCTCCACGCGGCAATGTGGAAAAGTACATGGTCAACTTGACCAGCAATTATGGAGATAACCAAATAAAGTTTCTCAGGTCCAGCTTTCAGTCACAGTTATTCAGTGGTCTGGCAGCTGGGAGAAAATACACAGTCGTAGTGACCACAATCAGTGGACCCTTTGCTGAAGACTCAGAGCCTGTTTCCAATGCAACAT ATCCTAATCCACCTGGAGCTATTCATGCAGAAGGGCAGACCACTGATTCCATTACTATCAGTTGGGGTCGGCCCCAAGGCATGGACTTGGGCCAGTACAGTTTCATCATATTCTATCAACCCCATCAAAATGGTCAAACTGAGAGCACAAACAACACGGCTGTATTGGGGAACCTGACATCCGGGACTCTGTACAACATCTCGGTAGTGACCGTAGGTCCAATTGGCTACCACAGCTCTGCAGCCACTGCAGGAATCTACACCA GGCCGTATCCCATCCTTGGGTTAAATGCCACCACGATCAACACAACGGTGGTGGTTTTGCACTGGCACAGACCCCAGGGGTACCAGCTGGGATACTCATACAGGGTGGAGACCTCCTGCTGTATGCCTACCCCACGGAACCAGACAGAGAAAAACTCCATGGCCACCATCACCGACCAAAACTCCATGGCCACCATCACCGACCTGATTCCAGGCACCAACTGCTCCTTTACCGTCTACTCCCAGGTCCAGAATGCCATTGAGGGAGAGCCCATCTCTGTGTACCAGTACACAA ATCCCAATCCACCTGGAGCTATTCATGCAGAAGAGCAGACCACTGATTCCATTACTATCAGTTGGGGTAGGCCCCAAGGCATGGACTTGGGCCAGTACAGTTTCATCATATTCTGTCAACCCCATCAAAATGGTCAAAATGAGAGCACAAACAACACGGCTGTATTGGAGAACCTGACATCCGGGACTCTGTACAACATCTCGGTGGTGACCGTAGGTCCAATGGGCTACCACAGCTCTGCAGCCACTGCAGGAATCTACACCA GGCCGTATCCCATCCTTGGGTTAAATGCCACCACGATCAACACAACGGTGGTGGTTCTGCACTGGCACAGGCCCCAGGGGTACCAGCAGGGATACTTGTACAGAGTGGAGACCTCCGGCTGTACTTCTGCCCCACGGAACCAGACAGAACAAGACTCCATGGCCACCATCACCGGCCTGACCCCAGGAACCAACTGCTCCTTTACCGTCTACTCCCAGGTCCAGAATGGCATTGAGGGAGAGCCTATCTCTGTGTACCAGTACACAA AACCTGAAAGAGTGAACCCTGCCATTTCAAACAGGGGTGCCAACGACACCATTGAGGTGACATGGATGCCTCCACCTAGCAATGTGGAAAAGTACATGCTCAGCTTGACCAGCAATTATGGAAACAACCAAACAAAGTTTCTCAACTCCAGCTTTCAGTCATGGTTATTCAGTGGTCTGGCAGCTGGGAGAAAATACACAGTCGTAGTGACCACAATCAGTGGACCCTTTGCTGAAGACTCAGAGCCTGTTTCCAATGCAACAT ATCCTAATCCACCTGGAGCTATTCATGCAGAAGGGCAGACCACTGATTCCATTACTATCAGTTGGGGTCGGCCCCAAGGCATGGACTTGGGCCAGTACAGTTTCATCATATTCTATCAACCCCATCAAAATGGTCAAACTGAGACCACAAACAACAGGGCTGTATTGGAGAACCTGACATCCAGGACTCTGTACAACATCTCGGTGGTAACCGTAGGTCCAATGGGCTACCACAGCTCTGCAGCCACTGCAGGAATCTACACCA GGCCGTATCCCATCCTTGGGTTAAATGCCACCACGATCAACACAATGGTGGTGATTCTGCACTGGCACAGGCCCCAGGGGTACCAGCAGGGATACTCATACAGGGTGGAGACCTCCGGCTGTACTTCTGCCTCACGGAACCAGACAGAACAAGACTCCATGGCCACCATCACCGACCTGATTCCAGGAACCAACTGCTCCTTTACCGTCTACTCCCAGGTCCAGAATGGCATTGAGGGAGAGCCCATCTCTGTGTACCAGTACACCA AACCTGAAAGAGTGAGCCCTGCAGTTTCAAACAGAGGCACCAATGACACCATTGAGGTGACATGCCTGCCTCCACGCGGCAATGTGGAAAAGTACAAGGTCAACTTGACCAGCAATTATGGAGATAACCAAATAAAGTTTCTCAGCTCCAGCTTTCAGTCACAGTTATTCAGTGGTCTGGCAGCTGGGAGAAACTACACAGTCGTAGTGACCACAATCAGTGGACCCTTTGCTGAAGACTCAGAGCCTGTTTCCAGTGCAACAT ATCCAAACGCTCCTGGTCCAATCACGGTCACAAACAAGACCACAAATTCAGTCGCCATAGAGTGGACGCCGGCTCCCGGCATGGACCGTGGCTCTTTCTCTTACCATGTGACCTACGGCTCGTCAGCACATGACCTTAAATCACGTGACACTGACCTCAATGAGTTAACTGTTCGTGGCCTGGTTTCTGGAACTCCGTACAACATCTCTGTGGCCACAGTCGGCCTGTTCCAGTACGCGAGTCAGCCGGTGCTCCGCTTCGTTACGACAA GACCAGAGAGCGTTCGGGGCCTTCAACAATCCTCGACCACCGTTGACATGATCAGCATAGCATGGCAGCGGCCTGTTGGGTTCAAACCCGGGTACTCTTACGGCGTGACGGTACGGAACAGCACAGGCCATCTCATCAGGGACGGAAGCACCTCACAACTGTCCCATAACTGGATGGGGCTGTCTCCCGGCAACCGCTACACTTTCGGGGTGACCTCCCGGACGTCCGACGGAACACCGGGCTCTCCCGTGACCATTTCCGTCTGTACGG atgCGTCTCCCGTTGTCATCTTCAAATGTGACGGACCCAACCGCACTGGCCCCGTGCTGAACCTAGCGTGGGACAGTCCCGAAGGCGCTAACAAAGGATTCAGTTTGACCTGGGGGGACACTGGGAGCGTGACCCTTCCCCCCTGCACAGGCAACTGCAGACACAACATCGAAAACCTCTCGTACTACACCCGGTACCAAGTGCGCATAACAACGCTTGGCTGTGGGGAAACCAGCAGTGTCCACAAAACTGACTGCCAGACGGGCATCACAG ctccACCTGAACCAAGCAGAAGCACTGGATTTGCCGTCCGAGAAAAGAAGCATAATATGTTTGTTCTGAAATTCAACTCGAGCATATTAAATAGTAAAAACGGACCAATTGTGGCTTATGGTATACTAATGACATCGAATTTGAAAG AGTTTTCTAACGAAAACAACGTTGGTTTACAAAAATACCTCAATAAAACCCACGATGACTGGACAAAAGATGAAAGTGTCCCTTATCTGGCAACCGCACTTGATACTAATGTAGAACAAACTCGAAATGAGAAATCTGAGTTTGAGGTGAACATAGGATCGGGTTCGAGGTGGAACGGATACACCAACGGACCGCTGTCGGCCAGGACAACTTACAG ATTTGCGTTAGTGATGTTTACCTACGTTGCACTAGCAAATGAATTGGTTGACGCATCACGATCCTTGTTCTCAATATCTAAGTTTTTTGACGAAGATGTCGCCCTTCCAGAAAATCCAA cggttaTTACGGTGGGGGCCTTGGCAGGAGCGCTGTCCGCAGTAACCTGTTTCACAGCCATTGCAGCCGGGGTCTACTGGAAGAA AGCTACCAGGAAGACACCTTCAGACATCCCTATCGAGTCCATGAG agcCAAAGT TGGTGCCCCTGTGCGAGTGGAGGACTATGAGGCGTACCACCGGAGGCAAAGTGCCAATTCCAACTGCGGCTTTGCCGAAGAATAtgag GAGCTGAAGCCTGTCGGCATCGGCCAGTGCAAGGTTAGCGCAGAGGCCCTGGAAAACAAGGGAAAAAACCGCTACACCAACGTCCTCCCGT ACGAATCCTCACGAGTCAAGCTGTCGATCCAGGGAAGTCCGTACGACGACTACATCAACGCCAGCTATGTCCCG GGGTACAACTGCAAGAAGGAGTTCATCGCGGCCCAGGGTCCTCTGCCCGGCACGGTGGACGAGTTCTGGCGGATGCTCTGGGAGAAGAACGTCCGCACGCTGGTCATGCTGACCAGGTGCAACGAACAGGGACGG GTGAAATGTGAAGAATACTGGCCTTCCCGgaccaaacattttaaaaacatcttcGTGACAACCACGTCTGTAGTCCCATTGGAGGACTGGACCGTCAGAGACTTTGATGTCAAAAAT GTGAAGACAGCAGAGACGCGCTCTCTGCGCCAGTTCCACTTCACAGCCTGGCCCGACCACGGGGTCCCGGAGTCCACCGAACTGCTCATCGACTTCCGCCACTTGGTGCGGGAGCACATGGACCTGGTCTCCCGAAACTCCCCCACCGTGGTGCACTGCAG tGCGGGAGTGGGCCGGACGGGCACCATGATCGCCATCGACCACCTCCTCTTCCAGATCGAGAGGGACAGCATGGTGGACCTGTACGGAACCGTGTACAGCATGCGGATGCACCGGGCCCTCATGGTCCAGACCGAG GACCAGTACGTGTTCCTGCACAAGTGTGCCTTGGACATCATCAAATCGAGGACGGGGACCAACGTGGACCTGATTTATCAGAACGTAGCAGCGGTCGACATTTACGAGAATGTTACGACCATAAAGGGGGCGGCAGGGGTCTCGAGACCATAG